A single region of the Streptomyces vilmorinianum genome encodes:
- a CDS encoding ADP-ribosylglycohydrolase family protein translates to MALKHSELADRILGGWTGRIAGNMLGKPVERGDHWTPEHIDRYLRLTDSLPLTDYLPPPPADALAEGFELRPEWPQCVRGRIHGSCRDDDIDYSILGLHLLETRGFAFTTEQVGEHWLLRLPYLQTFTAERTAYRNLTNGLKPPLTATYDNPHQEWIGALIRADVYGWTSPGDPRRAASMARRDAVLSHTGNGVYGAMWAAALIAAAFTAPDARTALETALERIPASSRLARTVRHTIALYESGVEWADALSELARETKGLGWIHTVPNAAVLTAGLLYGEGDFTRTIALTVRGGLDTDSNGATAGSVAGVLCGAAAIPPQWSEPLQDHVRSAVFGFDGVRISELAERTRRLATLAG, encoded by the coding sequence ATGGCGCTCAAGCACAGTGAACTCGCCGACCGCATCCTCGGCGGCTGGACGGGACGGATCGCCGGGAACATGCTCGGCAAGCCCGTCGAGCGGGGCGACCACTGGACGCCCGAGCACATCGACCGGTACCTGCGTCTGACGGACTCGCTCCCGCTCACCGACTACCTGCCCCCGCCGCCCGCCGACGCCCTGGCCGAGGGGTTCGAGCTGCGGCCCGAGTGGCCGCAGTGCGTGCGCGGGCGGATCCACGGGAGCTGCCGGGACGACGACATCGACTACTCGATCCTGGGCCTGCACCTCCTGGAGACCCGCGGCTTCGCCTTCACCACCGAGCAGGTCGGTGAGCACTGGCTGCTCCGGCTGCCCTACCTCCAGACCTTCACCGCCGAGCGGACCGCCTACCGCAATCTCACCAACGGCCTCAAGCCTCCGCTGACCGCCACCTACGACAATCCCCACCAGGAGTGGATCGGCGCCCTGATCCGGGCGGACGTCTACGGCTGGACCTCCCCCGGCGACCCGCGCCGGGCAGCCTCGATGGCCCGCCGGGACGCGGTCCTGTCCCACACGGGCAACGGGGTGTACGGGGCGATGTGGGCGGCCGCGCTGATCGCCGCGGCCTTCACGGCGCCGGACGCGCGGACCGCGCTGGAGACGGCGCTCGAACGGATCCCGGCGAGCAGCCGCCTCGCGCGGACGGTGCGCCACACGATCGCCCTGTACGAGTCGGGTGTGGAGTGGGCGGACGCGCTGAGCGAGCTCGCGCGCGAGACGAAGGGCCTCGGCTGGATCCACACCGTCCCGAACGCGGCCGTCCTGACCGCCGGACTGCTGTACGGGGAGGGCGACTTCACCCGCACGATCGCGCTGACGGTACGCGGCGGCCTGGACACGGACTCCAACGGGGCGACGGCGGGGTCCGTGGCCGGGGTCCTGTGCGGGGCGGCCGCGATCCCGCCGCAGTGGTCGGAGCCGCTGCAGGACCACGTGCGCAGCGCGGTGTTCGGCTTCGACGGGGTACGGATCAGCGAGCTGGCCGAGCGGACGCGACGACTGGCTACGCTGGCGGGATGA
- a CDS encoding PucR family transcriptional regulator has protein sequence MGRRRRRTGDDWKLLARACTALLERLPELVDEHMRELHAYEPAYGRIVPYDQHWQEAHAAMRIGIEMISAPRDSPRRDLEHADEMGRLRAEQGMPLELVVHSYRNAGHLVWDALIEGAAADPAQLSSLMQSATIVWQAVDAQADTASEAYRATELELRRRTDEQLHALLDALLQGQRSPEVTSRAAAGLDLPEHGRYAVVVLRHDRREVPEPFHRRVRGAGVRFLWRMGADCEVGVAALTEGTGLDALSELLEGRCPGPGGISPVVTGLSELGRARRLAELALRTCPPDSQQIVRLDRRMAGALVVGQPELAGLLITDVLGGLLELDPADRAVLLETLDVWLDCEGSAGRAAGRLYCHRNTVFNRLRRLEQLTSRSLSRPRDLTEMTLALDAFRLTPTG, from the coding sequence ATGGGACGGCGCAGACGACGGACCGGCGATGACTGGAAGCTGCTGGCGCGGGCGTGCACGGCGTTGCTCGAGCGGCTGCCGGAGCTGGTGGACGAGCATATGAGGGAGCTCCACGCGTACGAGCCCGCCTATGGCCGGATCGTGCCGTACGACCAGCACTGGCAGGAGGCCCATGCCGCGATGCGGATCGGGATCGAGATGATCTCGGCGCCCCGGGACTCGCCGCGGCGGGACCTGGAGCACGCGGACGAGATGGGCCGGCTGCGGGCGGAGCAGGGCATGCCGCTGGAGCTGGTGGTGCACTCGTACCGGAACGCGGGGCATCTGGTGTGGGACGCGCTGATCGAGGGCGCGGCGGCTGATCCGGCGCAGCTGTCGTCGCTGATGCAGTCGGCGACGATCGTGTGGCAGGCGGTGGACGCGCAGGCGGACACGGCGTCGGAGGCGTACCGGGCGACGGAGCTGGAGCTGCGGCGCCGCACGGACGAGCAGCTCCACGCGCTCCTCGACGCGCTGCTGCAGGGGCAGCGCTCGCCGGAGGTGACCTCACGGGCGGCGGCGGGCCTGGACCTGCCGGAGCACGGACGGTACGCGGTGGTGGTGCTGCGGCACGACCGCCGGGAGGTCCCGGAGCCGTTCCACCGGCGGGTGCGGGGGGCCGGGGTGCGGTTCCTGTGGCGGATGGGGGCGGACTGCGAGGTCGGTGTGGCGGCGCTGACGGAGGGCACGGGCCTGGACGCGCTGTCGGAGCTCCTGGAGGGCCGCTGCCCGGGTCCTGGCGGGATCAGTCCGGTGGTCACGGGTCTGTCGGAGCTGGGCCGAGCCCGCCGGCTCGCGGAGCTGGCCCTGCGCACCTGTCCGCCGGACTCCCAGCAGATCGTCCGCCTGGACCGCCGGATGGCGGGCGCGCTGGTGGTCGGCCAGCCGGAACTGGCCGGCCTGCTGATCACGGACGTCCTCGGGGGCCTCCTGGAACTGGACCCGGCGGACCGGGCGGTGCTGCTGGAGACCCTGGACGTCTGGCTCGACTGCGAGGGCTCGGCGGGGCGGGCGGCGGGGCGCCTGTACTGCCACCGCAACACGGTCTTCAACCGCCTGCGCCGCCTGGAACAACTGACGTCCCGATCGCTCTCCCGCCCACGGGACCTGACGGAGATGACCCTGGCCCTGGACGCGTTCCGCCTGACCCCGACGGGGTGA
- a CDS encoding BCCT family transporter: MSTEPIDQTDQPPSPDLKVVGIGVAAVVAVVAWAALGEDSFDSASSSALSWVLNNFAWLFVIAADTFLVLCLVIAVSRFGRIRLGPDDSEPEFTNLSWIAMMFSAGMGIGLMFYGVGEPLQHYLTPPPASGAEAATGEAARSAMEYSFFHWTLTPWAIYGIAGLSLAYAGFRKARGGRLSSAFVPLIGARRAAGWQGRAIDLLAVFATVFGTATSLGIGALQVTKGMNLTWDVEDSTTTQLIIIASLSAAFVLSAFSGLHKGVKWLSTINIVLAASLAAFVFLLGPTVYILDTIPASIGGYLHELLPLASTTGAFTDSEWLGAWTIFYWAWWLSWAPFVGTFIARISRGRTIREFLIGVLLVPSGATVIWFCVMGGTAIRLESTGEADLAAAVKEGAEASLFAMLDALPIGAVTSVIAMILVMTYFVTSADSASLVMGSLTSRGSLHPPTWLVVTWGILMASVAAVLLVAGGLSSLQTATILVALPFVLVMLALCWALLKELRDDPGAGPARHHALHGVRDAVRAMVGDAMTEQSASRHHRLRRAARSRTETEEDQGPDT, from the coding sequence ATGAGCACGGAACCGATCGATCAGACCGATCAACCCCCCTCTCCCGACCTGAAGGTCGTGGGCATCGGAGTGGCGGCCGTCGTCGCGGTCGTGGCCTGGGCGGCGCTGGGCGAGGACTCCTTCGACAGCGCCTCCTCCTCCGCCCTGAGCTGGGTCCTGAACAACTTCGCCTGGCTCTTCGTGATCGCCGCCGACACGTTCCTCGTCCTGTGCCTGGTGATCGCGGTGAGCCGTTTCGGCAGGATCCGGCTCGGCCCCGACGACTCGGAGCCCGAGTTCACCAATCTCTCCTGGATCGCCATGATGTTCAGCGCGGGCATGGGGATCGGTCTGATGTTCTACGGGGTCGGGGAGCCCCTCCAGCACTACCTGACGCCTCCCCCGGCGAGCGGCGCCGAGGCGGCCACGGGCGAGGCCGCCCGCAGCGCCATGGAGTACAGCTTCTTCCACTGGACCCTCACCCCCTGGGCCATCTACGGCATCGCGGGCCTCTCCCTCGCCTACGCGGGCTTCCGCAAGGCCCGCGGCGGCCGGCTGAGCTCGGCGTTCGTCCCGCTGATCGGCGCGCGGCGGGCGGCGGGATGGCAGGGCAGGGCCATCGACCTGCTGGCCGTCTTCGCGACGGTCTTCGGCACGGCGACCAGCCTCGGCATCGGCGCCCTCCAGGTCACCAAGGGCATGAACCTGACGTGGGACGTCGAGGACTCCACCACGACCCAGCTGATCATCATCGCGTCGCTGTCGGCGGCGTTCGTCCTGTCGGCGTTCTCCGGGCTGCACAAGGGCGTCAAGTGGCTGTCGACGATCAACATCGTCCTCGCCGCGAGCCTGGCGGCCTTCGTCTTCCTCCTCGGCCCGACCGTCTACATCCTGGACACGATCCCGGCGTCCATCGGCGGGTATCTCCACGAGCTGCTGCCGCTGGCCAGCACCACCGGCGCCTTCACGGACTCCGAGTGGCTGGGGGCGTGGACGATCTTCTACTGGGCGTGGTGGCTGTCCTGGGCGCCGTTCGTCGGTACGTTCATCGCCCGGATCTCGCGGGGCCGCACGATCCGGGAGTTCCTCATCGGCGTCCTGCTCGTGCCCAGCGGTGCGACCGTCATCTGGTTCTGCGTGATGGGCGGTACGGCGATCCGGCTGGAGTCGACCGGCGAGGCGGATCTGGCGGCCGCGGTGAAGGAGGGGGCGGAGGCCTCGCTGTTCGCGATGCTGGACGCGCTGCCGATCGGGGCGGTGACGTCCGTGATCGCGATGATCCTGGTGATGACGTACTTCGTCACCAGCGCGGACTCGGCGTCCCTGGTCATGGGCTCGCTGACGAGCCGGGGCTCGCTGCACCCGCCGACGTGGCTGGTGGTCACCTGGGGCATCCTCATGGCGTCCGTCGCCGCGGTGCTGCTCGTGGCGGGCGGCCTGAGCTCGCTGCAGACGGCGACGATCCTGGTCGCACTGCCGTTCGTGCTCGTGATGCTGGCTCTGTGCTGGGCGCTCCTGAAGGAACTCCGCGACGACCCGGGCGCGGGCCCGGCCCGCCACCACGCGCTGCACGGGGTACGGGACGCGGTGCGGGCGATGGTCGGCGACGCGATGACGGAGCAGAGCGCGTCCCGCCACCACCGCCTGCGCCGGGCGGCGAGGTCCCGCACCGAGACGGAGGAGGACCAGGGTCCGGACACCTGA
- a CDS encoding type II toxin-antitoxin system VapB family antitoxin, with amino-acid sequence MAKVNIALDAELVVEVMVLGGFGNPQDAVEAVVRDYVARGHRTESRATSRDEPHRTGGLLPPAPEQG; translated from the coding sequence ATGGCCAAGGTGAACATCGCGCTCGACGCCGAACTCGTCGTGGAAGTCATGGTCCTCGGGGGCTTCGGCAACCCGCAGGACGCGGTCGAAGCCGTCGTCCGCGACTACGTCGCCCGCGGCCACCGCACCGAGTCCCGCGCCACCTCCCGCGACGAACCCCACCGCACGGGCGGCCTCCTCCCACCGGCGCCCGAACAGGGCTGA
- a CDS encoding glycerate kinase, with amino-acid sequence MTDGAVTEVARVLVAADKFKGSLTAVQVAERVTAGLRRVVPELEVETLPVADGGDGTVAAAVAAGFERREVRVTGPLGEPVTAAFALRGTTAVVEMAEASGLQLLPPGVFAALTATTYGSGELLRAALDAGATTIVFGVGGSATTDGGAGMLDALGAVFLDAAGEPVGPGGAALAELASADLSGLDPRFASVDLILASDVDNPLTGPKGAPAVYGPQKGASAADVETLDEALAHFVTVLEKAIGPKASECAVAPGAGGAGGIGYGALVGLDASFRPGIELMLDVLGFAPALERATLVITGEGSLDEQTLHGKAPAGVAAAARAAGKEVVAVCGRLALAPEALGRAGIRRAYPLTDLEPDTAKCIANAGPLLEQVAANIARDFLA; translated from the coding sequence GTGACGGACGGAGCAGTAACTGAGGTCGCACGCGTGCTCGTCGCGGCCGACAAGTTCAAGGGTTCGCTCACGGCCGTACAGGTCGCGGAGCGGGTCACAGCTGGACTGCGACGGGTCGTCCCGGAGCTCGAGGTGGAGACGCTGCCCGTCGCGGACGGCGGCGACGGTACGGTCGCGGCCGCGGTGGCGGCCGGTTTCGAGCGTCGTGAGGTACGGGTGACCGGGCCGCTCGGCGAGCCGGTGACGGCGGCGTTCGCGCTGCGCGGCACGACGGCGGTCGTGGAGATGGCGGAGGCCTCGGGTCTCCAGCTGCTTCCCCCGGGGGTCTTCGCAGCGCTCACGGCGACGACGTACGGCTCGGGCGAGCTGCTGCGGGCCGCGCTGGACGCGGGCGCGACGACGATCGTCTTCGGCGTCGGCGGCAGCGCGACGACGGACGGCGGGGCGGGCATGCTCGACGCGCTGGGCGCGGTGTTCCTGGACGCGGCCGGTGAGCCGGTGGGTCCGGGCGGCGCGGCGCTGGCGGAGCTGGCCTCGGCGGACCTGTCGGGCCTCGACCCGCGGTTCGCCTCGGTGGACCTGATCCTCGCGAGTGACGTCGACAACCCGCTGACCGGCCCGAAGGGCGCGCCTGCCGTCTACGGGCCGCAGAAGGGCGCCTCCGCGGCGGACGTCGAGACCCTGGACGAGGCGCTCGCGCACTTCGTCACGGTCCTGGAGAAGGCGATCGGCCCCAAGGCGTCCGAGTGCGCGGTGGCGCCGGGCGCGGGCGGGGCGGGCGGGATCGGCTACGGCGCGCTCGTCGGCCTGGACGCGAGCTTCCGCCCCGGCATCGAGCTGATGCTCGACGTCCTGGGCTTCGCCCCGGCGCTGGAGCGGGCGACGCTCGTCATCACCGGTGAGGGCTCCCTCGACGAGCAGACCCTCCACGGCAAGGCCCCGGCGGGCGTCGCGGCGGCGGCCCGCGCGGCCGGCAAGGAGGTCGTGGCGGTCTGCGGCCGCCTGGCCCTCGCCCCCGAGGCCCTGGGCAGGGCGGGCATCCGCCGCGCCTACCCGCTCACGGACCTGGAACCGGACACGGCGAAGTGCATCGCGAACGCGGGCCCGCTGCTGGAACAGGTGGCGGCGAACATCGCGAGGGACTTCCTGGCGTAG
- a CDS encoding methylated-DNA--[protein]-cysteine S-methyltransferase — protein sequence MPTVTHLVVDSPYDPLTLVAVDGVLSRIHMTEQRHRPPEETFGERDPRPFDEVIRQLDAYFAGELTEFDLPLKLIGTPFQLRVWEQLRLIPYGETRTYGELAEALGNPGASRAVGLANGKNPVSIVVPCHRVVGADGALTGYGGGLGRKRRLLAFESGAEPDSLF from the coding sequence ATGCCCACCGTCACGCACCTGGTCGTGGACAGTCCGTACGACCCGCTGACCCTGGTCGCCGTCGACGGCGTCCTCAGCCGCATCCACATGACCGAGCAGCGCCACCGGCCGCCCGAGGAGACCTTCGGCGAGCGCGACCCGCGCCCCTTCGACGAGGTGATCCGCCAGCTCGACGCGTACTTCGCCGGTGAACTGACCGAGTTCGACCTGCCGTTGAAGCTGATCGGCACCCCGTTCCAGCTCCGTGTCTGGGAGCAGCTGCGCCTCATCCCGTACGGCGAGACGCGTACGTACGGCGAGTTGGCCGAGGCCCTCGGCAACCCCGGGGCGTCCCGTGCCGTCGGCCTCGCCAACGGCAAGAACCCGGTCAGCATCGTCGTGCCGTGCCACCGCGTCGTCGGGGCGGACGGCGCCCTGACCGGTTACGGCGGCGGGCTCGGCCGCAAGCGGCGGCTGCTCGCCTTCGAGTCGGGCGCGGAGCCGGACTCCCTCTTCTAG
- a CDS encoding NUDIX domain-containing protein yields MTTTDYATYIASLPRVLAGAAALFRDAVGRVLIVEPDYRDGWALPGGTIESDTGETPRQAARRETAEEIGLDVEPGRLLAVDWVHGPARPPIVAYVYDGGVLSQEQFAAIRLQEEELLSWKLVTREEITAHLLGALGLRVLAALDVLESGEGPVELENGRSPR; encoded by the coding sequence ATGACGACGACCGACTACGCCACGTACATCGCGAGCCTCCCCCGCGTCCTGGCCGGCGCCGCCGCGCTCTTCCGGGACGCGGTCGGCCGCGTCCTGATCGTCGAGCCCGACTACCGCGACGGCTGGGCGCTGCCCGGCGGCACGATCGAGTCCGACACGGGCGAGACGCCGCGGCAGGCGGCCCGCCGGGAGACGGCCGAGGAGATCGGCCTGGACGTGGAGCCGGGCCGGCTGCTCGCGGTCGACTGGGTGCACGGGCCGGCGCGTCCCCCGATCGTGGCGTACGTGTACGACGGCGGGGTGCTCTCGCAGGAGCAGTTCGCCGCGATCCGCCTCCAGGAGGAGGAGCTGCTCTCCTGGAAGCTGGTCACCCGCGAGGAGATCACGGCTCACCTCCTCGGCGCCCTGGGCCTGCGGGTCCTCGCCGCCCTGGACGTCCTGGAGTCCGGCGAGGGTCCCGTGGAACTGGAGAACGGTCGGTCGCCGCGCTGA
- a CDS encoding AlkA N-terminal domain-containing protein, with protein MHTDTERCVRAVRSKDARFDGVFFTAVLTTRIYCRPSCPVVPPKPENMVFHPSAASCQRAGFRACKRCRPDTSPGSPEWNVRADAVARAMRLIQDGVVDREGVPGLAARLGWSTRQIERQLLAELGAGPLALARAQRAQTARLLIETTSLPMAEIAFAAGFSSIRTFNDTVREVFALAPGELRARAARGATKEPATPGVITLRLPYRTPLNPSNLFGHLAATAVPGVEEWRDGAYRRTLSLPYGHGIVALAPRPDHIACRLLLTDPRDLTHAISRCRWTLDLDADPVAVDEQLRTDPLLAPLVDRAPGRRVPRTVDAAEFAVRAVLGQQVSTAAARTHAARLVTAHGVPVEDPEGGLTHLFPTSEALASLDPESLALPRSRRTTLLTLVEALADGSLSLGPAGDWDEARARLLALPGFGPWTTEVIAMRALGDPDAFLPGDLGVRRAAAGLGLPSTPAALTARAARWRPWRAYAVQYLWATDSHPINHLPA; from the coding sequence ATGCACACCGACACCGAGCGCTGCGTGCGGGCCGTCCGGTCGAAGGACGCCCGCTTCGACGGCGTGTTCTTCACGGCCGTCCTGACCACCCGGATCTACTGCCGCCCCAGCTGCCCGGTCGTGCCGCCCAAGCCCGAGAACATGGTGTTCCACCCGAGCGCCGCCTCCTGCCAGCGCGCCGGATTCCGGGCGTGCAAGCGCTGCCGCCCCGACACCAGCCCCGGTTCACCCGAATGGAACGTCCGCGCCGACGCCGTCGCCCGCGCCATGCGGCTCATCCAGGACGGGGTCGTGGACCGCGAGGGCGTGCCGGGGCTCGCCGCCCGGCTCGGCTGGTCCACCCGTCAGATCGAGCGCCAGCTCCTCGCCGAACTCGGCGCGGGACCGCTCGCCCTGGCCCGCGCCCAGCGCGCCCAGACCGCACGGCTGCTCATCGAGACCACCTCGTTGCCCATGGCCGAGATCGCCTTCGCGGCCGGCTTCTCCTCGATCCGCACCTTCAACGACACCGTCCGCGAGGTCTTCGCGCTCGCCCCCGGGGAACTGCGCGCCAGGGCCGCCCGTGGCGCCACGAAGGAACCCGCCACCCCCGGGGTGATCACCCTGCGGCTGCCGTACCGCACCCCCCTCAACCCCTCGAACCTCTTCGGCCATCTGGCCGCGACCGCCGTCCCCGGCGTGGAGGAGTGGCGCGACGGCGCCTACCGCAGGACGCTGAGCCTCCCGTACGGGCACGGCATCGTCGCCCTCGCCCCCCGCCCCGACCACATCGCCTGCCGGCTCCTGCTCACCGACCCGCGCGACCTCACCCATGCCATCAGCCGCTGCCGCTGGACGCTCGACCTCGACGCCGATCCGGTCGCCGTCGACGAGCAGTTGCGTACGGATCCGCTGCTCGCCCCGCTGGTCGACCGGGCGCCGGGGCGGCGCGTGCCGAGGACCGTCGACGCCGCCGAGTTCGCCGTACGGGCCGTGCTCGGCCAGCAGGTCTCCACGGCCGCAGCCCGCACCCACGCGGCCCGGCTCGTCACCGCGCACGGGGTCCCCGTCGAGGACCCGGAGGGCGGCCTCACCCATCTCTTCCCGACCTCCGAGGCCCTGGCCTCCCTGGACCCCGAATCCCTCGCGCTGCCCCGCAGCCGCCGCACCACGCTCCTCACCCTCGTCGAGGCGCTCGCCGACGGCTCACTGAGCCTCGGCCCGGCCGGCGACTGGGACGAGGCGCGGGCCCGGCTCCTCGCCCTGCCCGGCTTCGGCCCCTGGACCACCGAGGTCATCGCGATGCGGGCGCTCGGCGACCCCGACGCCTTCCTCCCCGGCGACCTCGGCGTCCGCCGCGCCGCCGCGGGCCTCGGCCTGCCCTCCACCCCCGCCGCGCTCACGGCCCGCGCCGCGCGGTGGCGGCCCTGGCGCGCGTACGCCGTCCAGTACCTCTGGGCCACGGACAGTCACCCGATCAACCATCTCCCCGCGTAA